Proteins encoded in a region of the Flavobacterium sp. PMTSA4 genome:
- a CDS encoding Abi-alpha family protein codes for MLNNKLDITSTAIEKGIDLVKDFVEKLVGSTLEETGLLLGDKIRIFRLKNQIKMLSKAQSICKSNNISIKQISVKTLFPLLEYASLEDDENLQEKWANLLANYVDTKKNLSSTIFPYILSQLSSEELEVIEKLNSTKGTVLWGLKIDGIVKSNLIRLGIAEIVIKDNTRLQTKFEMKIISAFPKNHNIKITPLGIEFYNSCTRT; via the coding sequence ATGTTAAATAATAAGTTAGATATTACCTCAACTGCCATAGAAAAAGGAATTGATTTAGTAAAAGATTTTGTTGAAAAATTAGTTGGTTCAACACTTGAAGAAACTGGTCTTTTATTAGGTGATAAGATTAGGATATTTAGATTAAAAAATCAAATCAAAATGCTTTCTAAAGCACAAAGTATATGTAAATCTAATAATATATCTATTAAACAAATTTCTGTTAAAACACTTTTTCCATTGTTAGAATACGCATCCCTTGAAGATGATGAAAATCTTCAAGAAAAATGGGCTAATCTTTTAGCAAACTATGTTGACACAAAGAAGAATTTAAGTTCAACTATTTTCCCATATATACTTAGCCAATTATCAAGTGAAGAATTAGAAGTCATTGAAAAATTAAATTCAACTAAAGGTACAGTTCTTTGGGGTTTAAAAATAGATGGTATTGTAAAATCAAACTTAATCAGACTTGGAATAGCCGAAATTGTAATTAAAGATAATACAAGATTACAAACTAAATTTGAAATGAAAATAATATCAGCATTCCCCAAAAATCATAACATTAAAATCACACCATTAGGAATTGAATTTTACAATAGTTGTACAAGAACTTGA
- a CDS encoding sigma-70 family RNA polymerase sigma factor: protein MNQQYYKELNKLKILSDEQINQLIISYQDGNKSAINQILESNLKLVVHYAKKYSKVIANIDVIEIDDLIGEGNIALINAVEKFNPNMNIKFSYFASLIINQRIVEFIQVNKNAMKNANNKVKTDKKIKSAIDELTQKFEQEIKVTDLKYINDYSSIEIDRYDNKMNNENAYLFKTNESLFDSDDELFDEETKNKLLIAMSKLNHNEQTVLKYYYGMMNEQLNMIQIAKKLKLSKCRIGQIRMNALEKIKKMIKPK, encoded by the coding sequence ATGAATCAACAATACTATAAGGAATTAAACAAGCTTAAAATCCTTTCAGATGAACAAATAAACCAATTGATTATATCATATCAAGATGGTAATAAAAGTGCCATAAATCAAATATTAGAAAGCAATTTAAAACTGGTTGTACATTATGCAAAGAAGTATTCTAAAGTAATTGCAAATATTGATGTAATTGAAATTGATGATTTAATTGGAGAAGGAAATATTGCTTTAATAAATGCGGTGGAAAAATTCAATCCAAATATGAATATCAAATTCTCATACTTTGCTTCACTCATTATTAATCAAAGAATTGTTGAATTCATTCAGGTCAATAAAAATGCAATGAAAAATGCAAATAATAAAGTTAAAACAGATAAAAAAATTAAAAGTGCAATTGATGAATTAACCCAAAAGTTTGAACAAGAAATAAAAGTAACCGATTTGAAATATATTAATGATTATTCATCAATTGAAATTGATAGATATGATAATAAAATGAATAATGAAAATGCATACCTATTCAAAACAAATGAAAGTTTATTTGATTCTGATGATGAACTATTTGATGAAGAAACAAAAAATAAATTATTAATAGCAATGAGCAAATTAAACCATAATGAACAAACTGTATTAAAATACTACTATGGAATGATGAATGAACAATTAAATATGATACAAATTGCAAAGAAACTAAAGCTATCTAAATGCAGAATTGGTCAAATTAGAATGAATGCGCTCGAAAAAATAAAAAAAATGATTAAACCAAAATGA
- a CDS encoding recombinase family protein, with protein sequence MKARYIRISSGTQSTLRQLAKQHPEEKLFIDVISGSIPFVERPQAKELFWNCVNNNVESISVSSVDRLGRNAFDIQQTIDYLNHKKINLIIDNLGISSFVNGKPNSIFKMITDVLANVAQMERDSIRERQAEGIAIAKAQGKFSGKRNKPSMSDADIIAKYKEVAKELKAGKNSLRKIAKIADVSLGTVQKVKEAMDNISKEKGVN encoded by the coding sequence ATGAAAGCAAGGTATATAAGAATCTCAAGTGGAACACAATCTACACTTAGACAATTAGCAAAACAACACCCAGAAGAAAAACTATTTATTGACGTTATTAGCGGTTCAATTCCATTTGTTGAAAGACCACAAGCAAAAGAATTATTTTGGAATTGTGTAAACAATAATGTTGAATCAATATCTGTTTCATCTGTAGATAGATTAGGTAGAAATGCATTTGATATACAACAAACAATTGATTACTTAAACCATAAGAAGATTAATTTAATCATTGATAATCTTGGTATATCATCATTTGTTAATGGTAAACCAAATTCAATATTTAAAATGATTACTGATGTACTTGCAAACGTTGCACAAATGGAACGTGATTCAATTAGAGAACGTCAAGCAGAAGGTATTGCAATAGCAAAAGCACAAGGTAAGTTTAGTGGCAAAAGAAATAAACCATCAATGAGTGATGCTGATATTATAGCCAAGTATAAAGAGGTTGCAAAGGAATTGAAAGCTGGTAAGAATAGCTTAAGGAAAATTGCAAAGATTGCAGATGTTAGTTTGGGAACAGTCCAAAAGGTTAAAGAAGCAATGGATAATATATCAAAAGAAAAGGGGGTTAATTAA
- a CDS encoding M1 family metallopeptidase, producing the protein MRILFLLLLSAFTFAQQTQKVDFKTAKGNLAINYSERKVSGSVQYVFEVKESIDTIKIDAQKMSFTSVKINNKEVKFGNSGKTLNLFEGFKKGKNNVTFNYEAFPKQTMYFTGVEDNLQIWTQGQGKYTSHWFPSFDDVNEKVIFNLNISFDKKYNVIANGFLKTAYTSGNTKKWYYEMKKPMSSYLLAVAIGDFYNKAIPSKSGIPLQFFIQPKDTAKFEPTYRYSKQIFDFFEKEIGVKYPWKLYKQVPVEDFLYAGMENTSCTIFSQDFVVDNIGFNDRNYVNVNAHELAHQWFGDLVTAKSGKHHWLQEGFATYYALLAESEVFGEDYFYHQLYRSSLQLRNAAKTDTIPVMNEKASSLSFYQKGAWALHFIRESIGAKAFQKAVKCYLNKYKFKNVETDEFLAEIKKEAPTFDTESFKKMWLEDYRFQMEVANSLLKKNSFIVSLFEAQQLRRKSVAENKAKFIELLKSDAYYPVKAEILYQIREVPFEDKKELVQLAMQTGDVKVRQAVAEFTKDIPEQFKADYETLLDDASYETKEIAFMNLWKNFPADRNVYLEKAKNWTGGNDKSLRIMYLTFALENEALGYEEKTAYFEELLQYTSPTFESSVRLNAFTSLFAMNVTVDALYQNLVNATTHHKWQVSKYARDKIRSLLATDSNRKQFENLLDALQDAEKTNLQKLLNEKP; encoded by the coding sequence ATGCGAATACTTTTTTTACTATTACTAAGTGCTTTTACTTTTGCGCAACAAACCCAAAAAGTTGACTTTAAAACGGCCAAAGGAAATCTTGCTATAAACTATTCTGAACGAAAAGTTTCTGGTTCGGTTCAGTATGTTTTTGAAGTAAAAGAATCGATAGATACCATTAAAATTGATGCTCAAAAAATGAGTTTCACTTCGGTAAAAATCAACAATAAAGAGGTGAAGTTTGGTAATTCGGGTAAAACACTCAATCTGTTTGAAGGTTTTAAAAAAGGTAAAAACAACGTGACGTTTAATTACGAAGCGTTCCCGAAGCAAACCATGTATTTCACCGGAGTTGAAGACAATTTACAAATCTGGACACAAGGTCAAGGAAAGTACACCAGCCATTGGTTTCCGAGTTTTGACGATGTGAACGAAAAGGTAATTTTCAATCTGAATATTTCTTTCGACAAAAAATACAATGTTATTGCTAACGGATTTTTAAAAACCGCTTACACTTCCGGAAATACCAAGAAATGGTATTATGAAATGAAGAAACCCATGAGTTCTTATTTGTTGGCTGTTGCCATTGGCGATTTTTACAACAAAGCCATTCCGTCAAAGTCGGGAATTCCGTTGCAGTTTTTTATTCAACCCAAAGATACCGCCAAGTTTGAACCAACCTATCGTTACTCCAAACAAATATTCGACTTCTTTGAAAAAGAAATAGGAGTGAAGTATCCTTGGAAATTGTACAAGCAAGTTCCGGTGGAAGATTTTCTGTATGCCGGAATGGAAAACACTAGCTGTACCATTTTTTCGCAAGATTTTGTGGTGGACAACATTGGTTTTAACGACAGAAATTATGTCAATGTCAACGCACACGAGTTGGCACATCAATGGTTTGGCGATTTAGTTACTGCCAAATCTGGGAAACATCATTGGTTGCAGGAAGGTTTTGCTACCTATTATGCTTTGTTGGCGGAGAGCGAAGTTTTTGGCGAAGATTATTTTTACCATCAATTATACAGGTCGTCGTTGCAACTACGCAATGCTGCCAAAACCGATACCATTCCGGTGATGAATGAAAAAGCAAGTTCGTTGTCTTTTTACCAAAAAGGCGCTTGGGCTTTGCATTTCATTCGCGAGTCTATTGGAGCTAAAGCGTTTCAAAAAGCGGTGAAATGTTATCTGAATAAATACAAATTTAAAAACGTTGAAACCGATGAGTTTTTGGCAGAAATAAAAAAAGAAGCGCCAACCTTTGATACCGAAAGTTTCAAGAAAATGTGGCTCGAAGATTATCGTTTTCAAATGGAAGTTGCCAATTCGTTGTTGAAGAAAAATAGCTTTATCGTTTCACTTTTTGAAGCACAACAACTAAGAAGAAAATCAGTAGCCGAAAACAAAGCTAAGTTCATAGAATTGCTAAAATCGGATGCGTACTATCCCGTTAAAGCGGAGATTTTATATCAAATCAGAGAAGTGCCTTTTGAGGATAAAAAAGAGTTAGTACAATTGGCAATGCAAACTGGCGATGTCAAAGTGCGCCAAGCCGTGGCAGAGTTTACCAAAGACATTCCAGAGCAATTTAAAGCAGATTACGAAACCTTGCTTGATGATGCTTCCTATGAAACCAAGGAAATTGCTTTTATGAATTTGTGGAAGAACTTTCCAGCCGATAGAAACGTTTATTTAGAAAAAGCCAAAAACTGGACAGGCGGCAACGATAAAAGTTTACGCATTATGTACCTAACCTTTGCACTCGAAAATGAAGCATTGGGTTATGAAGAAAAAACGGCGTATTTTGAGGAATTGTTGCAGTATACTTCGCCAACCTTTGAAAGCAGTGTTCGTCTCAATGCGTTTACCAGTTTGTTTGCCATGAATGTAACGGTGGATGCCTTGTATCAAAACTTGGTCAATGCTACCACGCATCACAAATGGCAGGTTTCTAAATATGCGCGCGATAAAATCAGGAGTTTGCTGGCTACGGATAGCAACAGAAAACAATTTGAAAATCTTTTGGACGCATTGCAAGATGCCGAAAAAACCAATTTGCAAAAACTTTTAAACGAAAAACCATGA
- a CDS encoding patatin-like phospholipase family protein: protein MRALVISGGGSKGAFAGGVAQYLLQEHGHKYDILIGSSTGSLLIPHLALGKVQKIHDIYSNVNMRRIFNLSPFIVKHKNTDRELVTINHMTVIKQFINKKRTFGESNNLLDYIKESFTKAEFLELQQSACDVIVTVTNLSKNEVEYKSIDDFEYDDFCEWIWISCNYIPFMSLVTKNGFDYGDGGFSSLVPIREAINRGATEVDVIVLETEVQVKPKTISRNPFTLMIDLFQILLTQVEKQNITIGKLAAKNKNVKLNLYYTPTQLTDNALIFNKDKMKAWWQQGYDYAQNKSELMSDNVQ, encoded by the coding sequence ATGAGAGCTTTAGTGATTTCGGGCGGTGGAAGTAAAGGTGCCTTTGCGGGTGGCGTGGCGCAATATTTACTCCAAGAACACGGACATAAATACGACATTTTAATTGGCAGTTCAACGGGCAGTTTGCTTATTCCGCACTTGGCGTTGGGCAAGGTTCAAAAGATTCATGATATTTATTCCAATGTCAATATGCGCCGAATTTTCAATCTCAGTCCGTTTATTGTAAAACATAAAAACACCGATAGAGAACTAGTAACCATCAATCACATGACGGTTATCAAGCAGTTTATTAATAAAAAACGAACCTTTGGCGAAAGCAATAACCTGTTAGACTATATCAAAGAAAGTTTTACCAAAGCAGAGTTTCTCGAACTGCAACAATCGGCTTGCGATGTTATTGTGACGGTTACTAATCTTTCCAAGAATGAAGTAGAGTATAAGTCGATTGACGATTTTGAATACGATGATTTTTGCGAGTGGATTTGGATTTCCTGCAATTACATTCCGTTTATGAGTTTGGTTACCAAGAACGGGTTTGATTATGGCGATGGCGGCTTTTCGAGCTTGGTGCCTATTCGCGAAGCCATTAATCGTGGTGCTACCGAAGTAGATGTCATAGTGCTGGAAACCGAAGTGCAGGTAAAACCCAAAACCATCAGTAGAAACCCTTTTACACTAATGATTGATTTGTTTCAAATACTGCTCACCCAGGTTGAAAAACAAAACATTACTATTGGAAAACTTGCCGCCAAAAACAAAAACGTAAAACTCAATCTCTATTATACGCCTACGCAACTCACCGACAATGCGTTGATTTTTAACAAAGACAAAATGAAAGCATGGTGGCAGCAAGGCTATGATTATGCGCAGAACAAAAGCGAGTTAATGAGTGATAATGTGCAGTAG
- a CDS encoding bestrophin family protein → MVQYNPKDWITFIFRFHKSDTFRQLLPMMFVIGLYTFTICFFEIEYWKLAENSHVKNISIMHGLLSFVISLLLAYRTNTAYERWWEGRKLWGALVNNSRNLALKLSAILKSDKDKDFFKKIIPSYAEILSKYLSNEDVSKMLFDDLDLDIDHTKHQPNQVAKRIFQKINDLYLEGKISGDQLIIINAEVQSFTDICGACERIKNTPIPYSYSAFIKKFIFFYIMTLPFGYAFTLGYYSIPVVVFTFYVLASLELIAEEIEDPFGKDANDLPTKKIASNIKKHVEELL, encoded by the coding sequence ATGGTACAATACAACCCAAAAGACTGGATTACTTTTATTTTCAGATTTCACAAATCGGATACATTTAGACAATTATTACCAATGATGTTTGTTATTGGTTTATACACTTTTACCATTTGTTTTTTTGAAATCGAATATTGGAAATTAGCTGAAAATAGCCATGTGAAAAACATTTCAATCATGCATGGATTATTGAGTTTTGTAATTTCATTATTGCTTGCCTACAGAACCAATACTGCCTATGAACGTTGGTGGGAAGGCAGAAAACTTTGGGGTGCTTTGGTAAACAACAGCCGTAATTTGGCTTTGAAACTTAGCGCCATTCTAAAATCTGATAAAGACAAAGACTTTTTTAAAAAAATCATTCCAAGTTATGCAGAAATTTTATCAAAATATCTTTCCAATGAAGATGTGAGCAAAATGCTTTTTGATGATTTAGATTTAGATATTGACCATACTAAACATCAACCTAATCAAGTGGCAAAACGTATTTTTCAAAAAATAAACGATTTGTATTTGGAAGGAAAAATTTCAGGCGACCAATTGATTATAATTAATGCCGAAGTACAATCGTTTACCGATATTTGCGGCGCTTGCGAAAGAATAAAAAACACTCCTATTCCTTATTCTTACAGTGCTTTTATCAAAAAATTTATCTTTTTCTACATCATGACTTTGCCTTTTGGTTATGCTTTTACGTTGGGTTATTACAGTATTCCTGTGGTTGTTTTTACTTTTTATGTTTTGGCAAGTTTAGAATTAATTGCCGAAGAAATTGAAGATCCTTTTGGTAAAGATGCTAATGATTTACCAACCAAAAAAATTGCTTCAAACATTAAAAAACATGTTGAAGAATTGTTATAA
- a CDS encoding helix-turn-helix transcriptional regulator, with product MTNNLKVLRAIKNISQEELAKQIEVSRQTINAMEKGKYVPSTVLALKLARFFEKPVEEIFTLEEED from the coding sequence ATGACGAATAATTTAAAAGTTTTAAGAGCAATAAAAAACATTTCTCAAGAAGAACTGGCAAAACAAATTGAAGTGAGTCGTCAAACCATTAATGCCATGGAGAAAGGAAAATATGTACCATCAACCGTTTTGGCACTCAAACTGGCGCGCTTTTTTGAAAAACCAGTAGAAGAAATATTTACTTTAGAAGAGGAAGATTAA
- the recG gene encoding ATP-dependent DNA helicase RecG → MSNSLLQTPIEYLKGVGPQRGELLRKEIGIHKYEDLVNFFPNRYIDRTRYYKINELNNNVAEVQIIGKIIHIKTVEFGKAKKRLVATFVDDTGEMELVWFQGQKWIRESLKLNIPYVIFGKVTNFNGQYNMAHPEMELFTEHEKSLRSAMQPIYPSTEKLTNKGISNRVVVKIMQQLFIETQARFAETLPNAILEELKLIPKNAALFNIHFPKSPELLAKAQFRLKFEELFFIQLQLITKNLVRKHKIKGHPFTIVGNHFNNFYENHLPFELTNAQKKVLKEIRNDLGSNAQMNRLLQGDVGSGKTIVALMAMLIALDNGFQSCLMAPTEILATQHYNGLTELAKDLNINIKILTGSTKTSERKIIHEELENGSLHILIGTHALLEDKVQFDNLGLAIIDEQHRFGVEQRSKLWKKNDIPPHILVMTATPIPRTLAMSLYGDLDVSVIDELPPGRKPIQTVHRYDSNRLKVWKFIKDEIEKGRQIYIVYPLIQESETMDYKDLMDGYESISRDFPLPKYSISIVHGKMKPADKEAEMKRFSEGKTNIMVATTVIEVGVNVPNASVMIIESAERFGLSQLHQLRGRVGRGAEQSYCILMTSHKLSNDSKIRLETMCKTNDGFEIAEVDLKLRGPGDIMGKQQSGVLNLQIADLVKDKDILILARNKAIDLLKKDPSMSLPEHQTMKTVFLELSKKKNIWNYIS, encoded by the coding sequence ATGTCAAATTCACTTCTTCAAACTCCGATAGAATATCTAAAAGGCGTTGGTCCGCAACGTGGTGAATTGTTGCGAAAAGAAATTGGTATTCATAAATATGAAGATTTAGTCAATTTTTTCCCCAATCGATACATCGACAGAACGCGTTATTACAAAATCAATGAGTTGAATAATAACGTTGCCGAAGTTCAGATTATTGGGAAAATTATCCATATCAAAACGGTTGAATTTGGCAAAGCCAAAAAAAGATTGGTTGCCACTTTTGTGGACGATACTGGCGAAATGGAATTGGTTTGGTTTCAAGGTCAAAAATGGATTAGAGAAAGTTTGAAGCTTAATATTCCGTATGTGATTTTTGGAAAAGTAACCAATTTCAATGGTCAATACAATATGGCGCATCCTGAAATGGAATTGTTTACAGAGCATGAAAAAAGTTTGCGTTCTGCCATGCAACCTATTTATCCATCAACTGAAAAGCTGACTAACAAAGGAATTTCAAACCGAGTTGTTGTAAAAATCATGCAGCAATTATTCATTGAAACGCAAGCACGATTTGCAGAAACATTGCCCAACGCCATTTTAGAAGAATTGAAATTAATTCCGAAAAATGCGGCGCTGTTCAATATACATTTTCCAAAAAGTCCTGAACTGTTAGCCAAAGCGCAATTCCGGTTAAAATTTGAAGAATTGTTCTTTATTCAATTGCAATTAATCACTAAAAACCTGGTTCGAAAGCATAAAATAAAAGGACATCCTTTTACAATTGTTGGTAATCATTTTAATAATTTTTATGAAAATCATTTGCCGTTTGAATTGACGAATGCACAAAAAAAAGTGTTGAAAGAAATCCGTAATGATTTAGGAAGCAATGCACAAATGAACCGCTTATTACAAGGCGATGTTGGTTCAGGAAAAACAATAGTAGCCTTAATGGCTATGTTGATTGCATTAGACAATGGGTTTCAAAGTTGCTTGATGGCACCAACGGAAATTTTAGCTACACAACATTACAACGGACTAACCGAATTAGCAAAAGATTTAAACATCAACATTAAAATTTTAACTGGCTCAACTAAAACTTCCGAACGAAAAATTATTCACGAAGAATTGGAAAACGGTAGTCTACATATATTGATTGGAACCCATGCTTTACTGGAAGATAAAGTACAATTTGATAATTTAGGGTTGGCCATTATTGATGAACAACATCGTTTTGGTGTTGAACAAAGAAGTAAACTCTGGAAGAAAAACGATATTCCTCCGCATATTTTGGTAATGACAGCTACACCTATTCCTAGAACGTTAGCCATGAGTTTGTATGGCGATTTAGATGTTTCGGTAATTGATGAATTGCCACCGGGAAGAAAACCCATTCAAACGGTTCATCGCTATGACAGTAACCGATTAAAGGTTTGGAAATTCATTAAAGATGAAATTGAAAAAGGCAGACAAATTTATATTGTTTATCCATTAATTCAGGAAAGTGAAACCATGGATTACAAGGATTTGATGGATGGTTATGAAAGTATTTCCAGAGATTTTCCTTTACCAAAATATTCCATTTCCATTGTTCACGGCAAAATGAAACCTGCTGATAAAGAAGCCGAAATGAAACGTTTTTCGGAAGGCAAAACCAATATAATGGTAGCCACAACGGTGATTGAAGTTGGTGTCAATGTTCCTAATGCTAGTGTGATGATTATTGAAAGTGCCGAACGATTTGGGTTATCGCAGTTGCATCAATTACGTGGTCGTGTTGGTCGTGGTGCCGAACAAAGTTATTGCATCTTGATGACGTCGCACAAACTTTCTAACGATAGTAAAATACGCTTAGAAACCATGTGTAAAACAAATGATGGCTTTGAAATTGCCGAAGTAGATTTGAAGCTTCGCGGTCCAGGTGACATTATGGGAAAACAACAAAGCGGCGTTTTAAATCTTCAAATTGCAGATTTGGTAAAAGACAAAGACATTTTGATTTTGGCAAGAAATAAAGCCATTGATTTGCTAAAAAAAGATCCTTCGATGAGTTTACCCGAACATCAAACTATGAAAACTGTATTTTTGGAACTTTCAAAAAAGAAAAATATTTGGAATTATATTAGTTAA
- a CDS encoding DUF5131 family protein — translation MAKNSKIEWTHHTANLWWGCTKVHQGCDNCYAESLSNRYGHKVWGDNNSRRLIKSTFTDIFKYQKQAEQLNTKFRVFVGSMMDIFEKSKEVEVANDFNSTGDKRDFFFNEVIPNCPNLIFLLLTKRPSNINKMIPKAWKSNPPKNVMFGTSPVCEKTSKTLIKQLQAVNGYKFLSVEPQLEQIRNIDLNGIDWVIQGGESGHHKRKFDSDWGRTLRNICKEKRVPYFFKQIDKVQLIPDDLLVREFPEFHH, via the coding sequence ATGGCAAAAAACAGCAAAATTGAATGGACACATCACACCGCTAATCTTTGGTGGGGATGTACTAAAGTACACCAAGGATGTGATAATTGTTATGCAGAATCTTTATCAAACCGATATGGTCATAAAGTTTGGGGTGATAACAATTCAAGAAGATTAATCAAATCAACTTTTACAGATATTTTTAAATATCAAAAACAAGCTGAACAACTTAATACTAAGTTCAGGGTGTTTGTTGGTTCAATGATGGACATATTCGAAAAGTCCAAAGAGGTTGAGGTTGCAAACGATTTTAATTCAACTGGTGATAAACGTGATTTCTTCTTTAATGAAGTTATTCCTAATTGTCCAAATCTCATTTTTCTACTTCTCACTAAAAGACCAAGCAACATTAATAAAATGATTCCTAAAGCTTGGAAATCAAACCCACCAAAAAATGTAATGTTTGGAACTTCACCAGTATGTGAAAAAACATCAAAGACTTTAATTAAACAATTACAAGCCGTTAACGGTTATAAATTCCTATCAGTTGAACCTCAACTTGAACAAATAAGAAATATTGATTTAAATGGTATTGATTGGGTTATCCAAGGTGGTGAAAGCGGACATCATAAAAGAAAATTTGATAGTGATTGGGGGAGAACTTTAAGGAATATATGTAAAGAAAAAAGAGTTCCATATTTCTTTAAACAAATTGATAAAGTTCAATTAATACCAGATGATTTATTAGTTCGAGAATTCCCTGAATTCCATCATTAA
- a CDS encoding ATP-dependent nuclease, protein MKLLEISVKNFRSIAGDNVKLSLDNSDIIFIFGQNNAGKSSLLTAYEYLITPKQKALLSDFLGFTTAIPIEISAIFLKDHGDDNIFNKKGFDKWVDGENKIRFRKTWVNLEDEGQKETYDPATGEYVTNGFGGLEQHFTKEAPTPVRIPALPTYADLTKFIKDTVQKKVLKSLKDEEAEAYQKVINEIETLHKKLLSKESLAQTSLQANNQFQKIFPDLTLEISQVEGSSFDFTASLEKEFSVVIRDSKYPNAKQDVQNHGHGVIRQTLFNFLGVVKNELPSPDEASNRKDYLILFEEPEIYLHPKAINLLRKVLYDLCSNSCFQIICASHSPTLIDISKPHTSLVRMVRTKENKTFLYQVGDNLFGSTDEQKNMVQMINRFDPNICSSFFADEVVLVEGDTETIVVRELLANKYPQKDIFVTNTGSKNNIPFFQKIFSHFNIKQHIIHDSDTRFVYEIKKTDDVLNYQPILNKDQSKRKNSAWTLNEEIWKEIEFANQKSPGLSQRYVSIYNFEVANKYSHDSEKGKPLSAYEYVKGIDLIEKPSILEFVNEICGAQERKTFYTQDEIEKLVKEPE, encoded by the coding sequence ATGAAATTATTAGAAATTTCGGTAAAAAACTTTCGTTCAATAGCCGGAGACAATGTAAAACTATCCTTAGACAACTCAGATATTATTTTTATTTTTGGGCAAAATAATGCAGGAAAATCTTCTTTATTGACAGCATATGAATATCTTATTACACCAAAACAAAAAGCATTACTTAGTGACTTCTTAGGTTTTACTACTGCAATCCCTATAGAAATTTCCGCAATCTTTCTTAAAGATCATGGAGATGATAATATTTTTAATAAAAAGGGGTTTGACAAATGGGTTGATGGAGAAAATAAAATCCGATTTAGAAAAACTTGGGTTAACTTAGAAGATGAAGGTCAAAAGGAAACCTATGATCCAGCGACAGGGGAATATGTTACAAACGGTTTTGGAGGTTTAGAGCAACATTTTACAAAAGAAGCACCAACACCTGTGAGAATCCCAGCTCTTCCTACGTACGCAGACTTAACTAAATTTATAAAAGACACAGTTCAAAAAAAAGTACTTAAAAGCCTAAAAGATGAAGAAGCAGAAGCATATCAAAAAGTTATAAATGAAATCGAAACGCTTCATAAAAAATTATTGTCTAAAGAAAGTTTGGCACAAACTAGTCTACAAGCAAACAATCAATTTCAAAAAATTTTTCCTGATTTAACTTTGGAAATAAGTCAAGTTGAAGGATCCTCATTTGATTTTACAGCTTCTTTAGAAAAAGAATTTTCAGTAGTTATTCGGGATTCAAAATATCCTAACGCAAAACAAGATGTTCAAAATCATGGGCATGGAGTAATTCGTCAAACCTTGTTCAATTTTCTCGGTGTTGTAAAAAATGAGTTACCATCTCCTGACGAAGCATCAAACAGAAAAGATTATTTAATTCTTTTTGAAGAACCAGAAATATACTTACACCCAAAGGCAATTAATTTGTTGCGAAAAGTACTCTATGATTTATGTTCAAATTCTTGTTTTCAAATAATATGTGCGTCTCACAGTCCAACATTAATTGACATATCAAAACCTCATACTTCTTTAGTTAGGATGGTTAGAACAAAAGAGAATAAAACATTTCTTTACCAAGTCGGAGATAACCTATTTGGGTCAACAGACGAACAAAAAAATATGGTTCAAATGATTAATAGGTTTGATCCAAACATTTGTTCATCTTTTTTTGCAGATGAAGTTGTACTTGTGGAAGGAGATACAGAAACAATTGTGGTAAGAGAGTTACTGGCAAATAAATATCCTCAAAAAGATATTTTCGTTACTAACACAGGATCAAAAAATAATATTCCTTTCTTTCAGAAGATTTTTTCTCATTTCAATATTAAGCAACACATTATTCACGATAGTGATACTAGATTTGTTTATGAAATAAAAAAAACTGATGATGTTCTTAATTACCAACCTATATTAAATAAGGATCAAAGTAAACGCAAAAATTCTGCTTGGACTTTAAATGAAGAAATTTGGAAAGAAATTGAATTCGCAAACCAAAAAAGCCCTGGTTTATCACAACGATATGTTTCAATTTATAATTTTGAAGTGGCTAACAAATATTCTCACGACTCAGAAAAAGGAAAACCCCTTTCAGCTTACGAATACGTCAAAGGAATTGATTTGATAGAAAAACCATCTATTCTTGAATTTGTGAATGAAATTTGCGGCGCCCAAGAACGCAAAACATTTTATACACAGGATGAAATTGAAAAGTTGGTAAAAGAGCCTGAATAA